From Sceloporus undulatus isolate JIND9_A2432 ecotype Alabama chromosome 6, SceUnd_v1.1, whole genome shotgun sequence, one genomic window encodes:
- the CCDC126 gene encoding coiled-coil domain-containing protein 126: protein MFFAFSRKNVSQKLSLLLLVFGFIWGLMLLRYTFQHPRQQSSAELREQILDLSKKYVRALAEENKNIMNGGNGVSMAGYADLKRTIAVLLDDILQRLVKLENKIDYMVVNGSTTNTTNGNLVPATTSKRVNTASNIR, encoded by the exons ATGTTTTTTGcattttcaagaaaaaatgtgtCCCAGAAATTGAGTTTACTGTTGCTGGTGTTTGGCTTTATCTGGGGGCTAATGTTACTGCGCTACACCTTTCAACATCCGAGGCAACAGAGCAGTGCTGAGTTGCGTGAGCAAATTCTTGACTTAAGTAAAAAATACGTCAGAGCActggcagaagaaaacaaaaatataatgaatGGTGGTAATGGCGTTTCAATGGCAGGATATG CTGATCTCAAAAGAACAATTGCAGTTCTTCTGGATGACATCTTGCAACGCTTGGTCAAACTGGAAAACAAGATTGATTACATGGTTGTAAATGGCTCAACAACAAATACTACAAATGGGAACTTGGTACCAGCAACTACAAGCAAACGAGTAAATACAGCAAGCAACATAAGATAG
- the FAM221A gene encoding protein FAM221A isoform X2, with amino-acid sequence MVVVKTRIVGEDDGGKLFTPEEYEQYKKKVLPIRLQNRLYVSWRSPTGMDCKLVGPETLCFCTHRYKQHKTDFEVIPKERPISVPCKVSRCPCTSYNFVPLNGTQPIRCRCKHFADQHSAAPGFPCTTCSKCSGFHSCFTCGCGQPTYAHETVVETKEERLAQGKPVGQDVPYAAMGGLTGFSSLAEGYMRLDDSGIGAPSAQFLESPVTTTDHPFLRALQGPSSSIQARSQLTDGGTSTAMQISSLRRPDEDDMAYFERQYQARLKQEKALTQKGKGPLPSKNS; translated from the exons atgGTAGTGGTAAAAACCAG AATTGTAGGTGAAGACGATGGAGGGAAACTCTTTACTCCTGAAGAATACGAACAATATAAGAAAAAGGTCTTACCGATACGGTTGCAAAACCGATTGTATGTGAGCTGGAGATCACCGACTGGCATGGACTGCAAACTTGTGGGCCCTGAAACCCTGTGTTTTTGCACCCATAG atacaaacaacacaaaacagaTTTTGAAGTTATCCCAAAGGAACGCCCTATTTCTGTGCCTTGTAAGGTCAGCCGATGCCCATGTACATCCTACAACTTTGTTCCTCTCAATGGTACTCAGCCCATCCGATGTAGATGTAAGCATTTTGCTGATCAGCACAGTGCAGCACCTGGATTTCCATGTACCACCT GTTCCAAATGTTCAGGGTTTCACAGTTGCTTTACATGTGGATGTGGCCAGCCAACATATGCTCATGAGACAGTGGTGGAAACAAAAGAGGAGCGCTTAGCCCAAGGAAAGCCAGTGGGGCAAGATGTCCCTTATGCTGCAATGGGAGGACTAACTGGCTTTAGTTCACTAGCAGAAGGCTACATGAGACTTGATGATAGCGGGATAG GAGCACCTTCCGCCCAGTTCCTAGAATCTCCTGTAACCACCACAGATCATCCCTTTTTAAGAGCATTGCAAGGACCTTCCAGTTCCATTCAAGCACGCTCACAGCTAACAGATG GTGGAACAAGTACAGCAATGCAGATTTCTAGTTTAAGGAGGCCTGATGAAGATGACATGGCTTATTTTGAAAGACAGTATCAAGCACGG
- the FAM221A gene encoding protein FAM221A isoform X1 — MERLTLQPGAAAAIDEYLEYKRIVGEDDGGKLFTPEEYEQYKKKVLPIRLQNRLYVSWRSPTGMDCKLVGPETLCFCTHRYKQHKTDFEVIPKERPISVPCKVSRCPCTSYNFVPLNGTQPIRCRCKHFADQHSAAPGFPCTTCSKCSGFHSCFTCGCGQPTYAHETVVETKEERLAQGKPVGQDVPYAAMGGLTGFSSLAEGYMRLDDSGIGAPSAQFLESPVTTTDHPFLRALQGPSSSIQARSQLTDGGTSTAMQISSLRRPDEDDMAYFERQYQARLKQEKALTQKGKGPLPSKNS; from the exons ATGGAGCGGCTGACCTTGCAGCCGGGGGCCGCGGCGGCCATAGACGAGTATTTGGAGTACAAACG AATTGTAGGTGAAGACGATGGAGGGAAACTCTTTACTCCTGAAGAATACGAACAATATAAGAAAAAGGTCTTACCGATACGGTTGCAAAACCGATTGTATGTGAGCTGGAGATCACCGACTGGCATGGACTGCAAACTTGTGGGCCCTGAAACCCTGTGTTTTTGCACCCATAG atacaaacaacacaaaacagaTTTTGAAGTTATCCCAAAGGAACGCCCTATTTCTGTGCCTTGTAAGGTCAGCCGATGCCCATGTACATCCTACAACTTTGTTCCTCTCAATGGTACTCAGCCCATCCGATGTAGATGTAAGCATTTTGCTGATCAGCACAGTGCAGCACCTGGATTTCCATGTACCACCT GTTCCAAATGTTCAGGGTTTCACAGTTGCTTTACATGTGGATGTGGCCAGCCAACATATGCTCATGAGACAGTGGTGGAAACAAAAGAGGAGCGCTTAGCCCAAGGAAAGCCAGTGGGGCAAGATGTCCCTTATGCTGCAATGGGAGGACTAACTGGCTTTAGTTCACTAGCAGAAGGCTACATGAGACTTGATGATAGCGGGATAG GAGCACCTTCCGCCCAGTTCCTAGAATCTCCTGTAACCACCACAGATCATCCCTTTTTAAGAGCATTGCAAGGACCTTCCAGTTCCATTCAAGCACGCTCACAGCTAACAGATG GTGGAACAAGTACAGCAATGCAGATTTCTAGTTTAAGGAGGCCTGATGAAGATGACATGGCTTATTTTGAAAGACAGTATCAAGCACGG